The Gemmatimonadaceae bacterium DNA segment GCCCAGGACTGGCACAGTGGTCTTGGCGGCCACCATGCCTGGCAGATGTGCAGCGCCGCCGGCACCAGCGATAATCGCCCGGAGCCCCCGCGACTCGGCCGAGGTGGCGAACTCGAACATCCAGTCCGGGGTGCGATGCGCCGAAACGACTCGGGACTCGAAGGGCACCTGAAGCGCATCGAGCATGGCGCAGGCGTGCTGCATGTGCTCGTAGTCCGAGGTGCTGCCCATGATGACGGCGACGAGCGGTGCCGGGCTGGCCATGGTGAGCGAGGTAGGGCGGAAGGAGAGTCGTAAATATGGTACCGCACGCTGGTTTCGGCCCCGGCGTGCTGGCGTCGACCGCCGCGGCCCCCACGAGGCGCACCCTACCCGGGTACGCGGACTGCCGCGCGTCCCATTTGCATTGACGCCTGCCGCGCCGCTTCCTACTCTAGTGCCGACGCCCATTGCGCTCCGCTGGCCTCGGTTATCCCGAACTCCTACCCCCAGGGTACCTGGCGCCAGGTTCGGCGAAGGAAGGAAGCGCTCGTCGTGTTTGCCTTACAACCCGCAGGAGGCATATCGGAATGAGTACTCGCTCGTTCGGAATTGGCCTGAGTGCCGGGCTCGGGCTGCTCGCGCTCAGCGCGGCAACCCTGCCCGCACAGGGCACGCAGGGAACGGTGAACGTTCGTGTGAGCGCCGACGGCTCGCCAGTCGACCAGGCGCAGGTAGTCATCGTGGGCACGACCCTCGGTGGCCTTACGAGTAGCGCTGGCACGTTCTCCATTCGTGGAGTGCCGGTCGGGGCGCACACGGTCCGGGTGATTCGCGTCGGCTACTCGGAGCAGAAGAAGCCGGTGACTGTAACCGCCGGTGGCACCGTGGACGTGGAGTTTGCGTTGACGCAGGTTGCGGTTTCCCTGGCACCGGTCGTGACCACGGCGACCGGGGAGACGAGACGGGTCGAGATCGGTAACGCGGTGGCCTCGATCGATGTGGCCAAGGTGATGGAGGCGTCACCCGTGCGTGACGTGAACGACTTGCTGAACTCGCGCACGGCCGGCGTGGTCGTCACCAGCGGCTCGCAGACGGGATCCGGTGCGCGTATTCGCATTCGGGGGCAGAACTCGCTGTCGCTCTCGAACGATCCGATCTTCATCATCGACGGCGTTCGCATGTCGAACAACGTGGGATCGTCGAACCTCTTCACGGGCGGTTCGCAGCCGAGCCGAATCGGTGACATCAACCCGGAAGAGATCGAGAACATGGAGATCGTGAAGGGTCCGTCGGCGGCAACCCTCTACGGCACCGATGCGGCGAATGGCGTGGTGCTCATCACGACCAGGCGTGGCCGGGCCGGTGCGGCCCGGTGGACACTGTACGGCGAGAGCGGGATTCTCAAGGACAACACGCAGTACCCGACCGCCTTCACGATTTTTGGCACTCGGGTATCGAACGGCACAAAGCTCGGCATCAACGGGTGCAACCTGCCCACGGTTTCGTCGGGATTCTGCACGATCGATTCGCTGGCGTCTTATAACCTGTTCAAGGACGACGACGTCAGCCCGCTCAGCACCGGATATCGGTTCCAGTATGGCGCAAATGTCGCTGGCGGTACCGAGGCGGTCCGTTACTTCGTGTCGGGCGAGCGCGAGGACGAAACGGGTGTGCTGGAGCTGCCGCCATTCGAGGCGCGGCGTCTCGATTCACTCGGCCTTCCCAAGCACGACTATACCAGGCGTCCCAACGTTCTGGGCAAGACCAGTGTTCGCGCGAACCTCAACGCGGCCGTCAGTCCAACGCTCGATATCGCCGCGTCCACTGGCTTCATCAATCTCGGTCAGCGCTTCACGCTCGAGTCGAACGCCACCGCCGGCCTCGGCTCGCAGGCGTTCGGAGGCCCGGGCTGCAAGATCTGCGCGCCTGATCGCCTCGTTGGCGGTGGATTGAGAACACCGCTCTATGGATACCGGGCGTGGACGCCAGGATACACGTGGCAGGAGAAGGCCGGTCAGCGCGTCAACCGCTTCATCGGCTCGGTCAATGCCAACTGGCGTCCCACGAGCTGGCTGCAGAATCGGGCGACTCTTGGCAATGACCTGACCGACCGCGTCGACGACAATCTCCTCCTCCGCGGCGAGGGCCCGCCGATCACGGCCCTGTATCGTGAAGGCTTCAAGCAGAACACGCGCACCGACATCCGAAACTTTACGGTGGATCTCGGTTCGACGGCGAGCTGGGCGCCGAGGCAGTGGCTCCAGATGAAGACCACGGGGGGTGTGCAGTACGTGAACTACCTGTTCGAGCTGGGCTCGGCCACTGGTGAGCAGCTCGCGCCGGGCTCCCAGACGGCGGGTTCCGGGGCCGTTCCTACGGCGGACGAGGCCAGCACGTTGCAGAAGACGCTGGGCATCTTTGTCGAGCAGGCGGCGGCGCTCAATGACCGCCTGTTTCTTACGGCGGCGGTGAGAACCGACCAGAACTCGGCGTTCGGAACGGACTTCCAGAGTGTGGTCTACCCGAAGGGCTCGGTCTCCTGGCTGCTCTCCGATGAGTCGTTCTTCCCGGACGCCTCGTGGATGAACTCCTTCCGCTTCCGCGCCGCCATCGGTTCATCCGGTGTGCAACCAGGGCCGAATGATGCCCTTCGGTACTATGGCTCGACGATCGCCAACGCTCGGGGTGTCGACACGCCGGCAATCACGTATAGCTCCATCGGCAACACGAATCTCAAGCCCGAGAAATCCACGGAGTTCGAGACGGGCTTCGAGACCAAGCTGTTCGACAATCGGTTGTCGCTCGACTTCACCTATTATCGCAAGAAGACACAGGACGCGATCATCTCGGCGATCGTGCCACCGTCCCTCGGTGGTCCGACGAACCAGCGAACGAACCTCGGGTCGGTGCGGAACCAGGGCCTCGAGGCCCTCGTCACCGCCCAGCTCCTCGACCGCCGTGCGTTTGCCTGGGACGTTTCGCTCAACGCGTCGACGAACTCCAACAAGCTCGTCTCGCTCGGCGGTACGCCGCCGCAGATCGGTACCACGACGCGTGCCGTCGAAGGGTACCCCATGTTCGGACTCTGGGCGCGCGCCATTACGGGCTGGAACGACAAGAACGGCGACAAGATCCTGACCTACAACGCCGACCAGAATCTCAACGAAGTGTTCGTGGCCGACTCGTTCACGTTCCGAGGCTACAGCCAGCCCCGGCATGTCGCGACGCTGACCAACGGGTTCGATCTCTTCAACCGCCGCCTCCGTATCCAGTCACTCCTGGATTACCGCGGCGGGCACAAGTGGTACAACAACACCGAGCGGATCCGCTGTGTGTCGCGCCAGAACTGCGGTGGTCTGCAGAACCCCAACGCATCGTTCGAAGACCAGGCGATGGTGGTCGCAACCCGCAACCACCCGGCGGCGACGCTCGACGGCTTCTTCCAGGATGGCGAGCTGCTCCGATTCCGCGAGCTCACCGTGCAATACACGTTGGCACCGAGCCTGTCACAGCGGCTGTTCAAGAGCCGTGGGGTGAGCGTCCTGCTCACGGGTCGCAACATCGCCAAGTGGACGAAATACCGCGGCGTGGACCCGGAGAACGACTATCAGCTCACCACGGGTGCCGACAGCCCGGGTGGTGACTTCCAGACGCTCGGCCTGCCGTCGTACTACATCCTCCGTGTCAACATCAATCGCTAACGCCTACCTCAAGACCATGCTGATGCATCGCATTTTCTCGGGCGGGCGGTTTGCCCGTGCCGCCATGGCCCTCGGGCTCCTGTCGACGACCGCCTGCAGCGGAATTACCGACTCGCTGCTCGAAGCCACGGATCCCGATCTGATCAATCCCGGCGCAACCAAGTCGATCGAGGGCGCCCGTGCCCTCGCAAACGGCACCATTTCCCGGCTCACGGCCATCACGGCTGGAAACGAGAGCACGTGGCTGTTCGGAGGCCTGCTCGCCGATGAATGGGCCACGAGTTCCACATTCGTCCAGAACGACGAGACCGACCAGCGGAGAATCCGGGAGGACAACAGCTCCATAACCGGTATGCTCTATCGGCTGTACCGCACGCGTACGTCGGCCAATCAGGCCATCAGCGAGCTCCGCGAGTGGCTGCCGGGCGCCACAACCACCATTGGCGAGATGTACTTCGCCCGTGGTTTCGCTGACCTGCAGCTCGCGTCCGATTTCTGTAACGGTATCCCGCTCTCCGACGGGTCGGGCGAAACCGTGGTTCTGGGTGATCCGCAGACGATCGCGCAGGTGTACAACGCGGCAATCGCGGCATTCGATTCCGCGGTGACCACCGTGGGCTCGGCCTCGGACGCAACGTCCGTACTCATCACGCGCGCCGCGCGTGTGGCCAAGGGGCGGGCGCAGCTCGGCCTGAACCAGGTCGATGCGGCGGCGGCGACCGTAGCCGGTATCCCGACCTCGTTTGCATATCAATCGACGTTCTCCACGACGTCCCAAACGAATACCATCT contains these protein-coding regions:
- the purE gene encoding 5-(carboxyamino)imidazole ribonucleotide mutase, which encodes MASPAPLVAVIMGSTSDYEHMQHACAMLDALQVPFESRVVSAHRTPDWMFEFATSAESRGLRAIIAGAGGAAHLPGMVAAKTTVPVLGVPIPATLLNGQDALLSIVQMPAGVPVGTLAIGKPGAINAAILAAEIVGNERPDVRERLKAWRAARRDEVLGQTLP
- a CDS encoding SusC/RagA family TonB-linked outer membrane protein, encoding MSTRSFGIGLSAGLGLLALSAATLPAQGTQGTVNVRVSADGSPVDQAQVVIVGTTLGGLTSSAGTFSIRGVPVGAHTVRVIRVGYSEQKKPVTVTAGGTVDVEFALTQVAVSLAPVVTTATGETRRVEIGNAVASIDVAKVMEASPVRDVNDLLNSRTAGVVVTSGSQTGSGARIRIRGQNSLSLSNDPIFIIDGVRMSNNVGSSNLFTGGSQPSRIGDINPEEIENMEIVKGPSAATLYGTDAANGVVLITTRRGRAGAARWTLYGESGILKDNTQYPTAFTIFGTRVSNGTKLGINGCNLPTVSSGFCTIDSLASYNLFKDDDVSPLSTGYRFQYGANVAGGTEAVRYFVSGEREDETGVLELPPFEARRLDSLGLPKHDYTRRPNVLGKTSVRANLNAAVSPTLDIAASTGFINLGQRFTLESNATAGLGSQAFGGPGCKICAPDRLVGGGLRTPLYGYRAWTPGYTWQEKAGQRVNRFIGSVNANWRPTSWLQNRATLGNDLTDRVDDNLLLRGEGPPITALYREGFKQNTRTDIRNFTVDLGSTASWAPRQWLQMKTTGGVQYVNYLFELGSATGEQLAPGSQTAGSGAVPTADEASTLQKTLGIFVEQAAALNDRLFLTAAVRTDQNSAFGTDFQSVVYPKGSVSWLLSDESFFPDASWMNSFRFRAAIGSSGVQPGPNDALRYYGSTIANARGVDTPAITYSSIGNTNLKPEKSTEFETGFETKLFDNRLSLDFTYYRKKTQDAIISAIVPPSLGGPTNQRTNLGSVRNQGLEALVTAQLLDRRAFAWDVSLNASTNSNKLVSLGGTPPQIGTTTRAVEGYPMFGLWARAITGWNDKNGDKILTYNADQNLNEVFVADSFTFRGYSQPRHVATLTNGFDLFNRRLRIQSLLDYRGGHKWYNNTERIRCVSRQNCGGLQNPNASFEDQAMVVATRNHPAATLDGFFQDGELLRFRELTVQYTLAPSLSQRLFKSRGVSVLLTGRNIAKWTKYRGVDPENDYQLTTGADSPGGDFQTLGLPSYYILRVNINR